The Rhopalosiphum maidis isolate BTI-1 chromosome 1, ASM367621v3, whole genome shotgun sequence genome has a segment encoding these proteins:
- the LOC113549349 gene encoding formin-F-like: MPKINNAPNINNKPDKNTNTLQPARLAESQNSGRLNPGSNTHPNTMNSSGNNNWKTQTSKRNLSSSSSGSTSSKPSSLQTAQPKTKKLSFSTRNRYESLSIPEPTDTVFDQPTLPVEPIIAPFVKPPPPIFMKGITDYPSFCSTLIELIGFDNFFCKASADRLKIQTAIQILTDF; the protein is encoded by the coding sequence ATGCCCAAGATAAATAATGCAccaaatataaacaacaaacCCGATAAAAACACCAACACTCTACAGCCTGCTCGCCTAGCAGAATCACAGAACTCAGGAAGATTAAATCCAGGCAGTAACACCCATCCAAACACCATGAACAGCTCCGGAAATAACAATTGGAAAACGCAAACAAGTAAAAGAAATCTGTCAAGTTCTTCATCCGGTTCTACTTCTTCCAAACCTTCTTCCTTACAAACTGCTCAACCAAAAACCAAAAAACTTTCCTTCTCAACACGTAATCGCTACGAATCACTTTCGATACCTGAACCTACGGACACGGTTTTCGACCAGCCCACGCTGCCCGTTGAACCTATCATTGCGCCCTTCGTCAAACCACCTCCCCCGATATTTATGAAAGGTATCACAGACTACCCAAGCTTCTGCTCAACCTTAATTGAGCTTATTggatttgacaattttttttgcaaagCCAGCGCCGACCGCTTAAAAATACAGACCGCCATCCAGATTCTTACAGACTTCTAA
- the LOC113549332 gene encoding piggyBac transposable element-derived protein 4-like, translating to MIGSILQTIVQQTNLYAQQKSVDINTSIEEIKAFIGILIFMGYHSLPSIRLYWSNDPNFFCERVAKIMPVKRFLKILRLLHLNDNSQMPSRNSLEFDKLYKIRPMITHLKDIYQSVYRPSRYLAVDESMVAYKGRSTMKQYMPMKPIKRGFKIWALADSYSGFLLNLDIYTGKKSNGIPEYGLGENVVLYLTKKLKNLFYCVFFDN from the coding sequence atgatTGGTTCTATACTTCAAACAATTGTTcaacaaacaaatttatatgctCAACAAAAAAGTGTTGATATCAACACAAGCATTGAAGAAATAAAAGCATTTATtggaatattgatttttatgggTTACCATAGCCTACCTAGCATCAGGTTATATTGGTCAAATGATCCTAATTTTTTCTGCGAACGTGTGGCCAAAATCATGCCTGTAAAAaggtttttgaaaattctacGGTTACTTCATCTTAATGATAATTCCCAAATGCCATCAAGAAATTCTTTGGAATTTGATAAGTTGTATAAAATTCGTCCTATGATAACACACTTGAAAGATATTTATCAATCTGTATATCGTCCATCAAGGTACTTGGCAGTTGATGAAAGTATGGTAGCATATAAGGGTCGTTCCACTATGAAACAATATATGCCCATGAAACCTATTAAAAggggttttaaaatatgggcATTGGCTGATTCTTATAGTGGTTTTTTACTGAATCTCGACATATACActggaaaaaaatcaaatggaATACCTGAGTATGGACTAGGAGAAAATGTTGTGTTATACTTGaccaaaaaattgaaaaacttattttattgtgttttttttgataat
- the LOC113549342 gene encoding zinc finger BED domain-containing protein 5-like, giving the protein MAEDLNDQLIEKIKEKEFGLQLDEATDNNKDAHLICYVRFIDGDDMVEDLLFCKNITASAKAQDLFDILNNFMSENMLDWIKCVGVCTDGARSMSGSYGGLQSLIRSKAPDALWTHCIIHREALAAKYLSPALNQVLECVVNVVNFIKTRPLKARFFKKLCDDMGAEHSSLLYYSNARWLSRGNVLSRTFELRQEIYIFLKEEGHKYANDFSDKIFLIKLAYLCDIFEKLNALNTSLQGNNTHILKSMDKMTAFIKKLKLWRRQMNEGTSKDSFSILQQFLTSNTVEISQDMKSIFEDHLSQLVVWFEKYFKNEDIDKFAWIQDPFNSIVPSEFNSTEEESLIELSCDSSLKSKFTNMELTKFWISIKNEYPLVCEKALRVLIPFSTSYLCEAGFSAVAVIKSKYRSKINVEKEMRVAVSSLIPRFEKICSDVQAHPSH; this is encoded by the coding sequence ATGGCGGAGGACCTTAATGATCAATTGATAGAAAAAATCAAAGAAAAGGAATTCGGGTTGCAGCTGGACGAGGCTACGGATAATAATAAGGATGCTCATTTGATATGCTATGTTAGGTTTATAGATGGTGATGACATGGTAGAAGACCTActcttttgtaaaaatattacggcAAGCGCTAAGGCCCAGGACTTATTTgatattcttaataattttatgtcagAAAATATGTTAGATTGGATAAAATGCGTCGGTGTTTGTACTGATGGCGCTCGTTCCATGTCTGGCAGTTATGGAGGATTACAGTCACTTATTAGAAGCAAAGCCCCTGATGCACTGTGGACCCATTGCATTATCCATAGAGAAGCACTTGCGGCAAAATATCTAAGTCCTGCGCTGAACCAAGTGTTAGAATGTGTAGTGAATGtagtcaattttataaaaactcgtCCCCTGAAGGcaagatttttcaaaaaattatgtgaTGATATGGGAGCTGAACACTCAAGTTTGTTGTATTACAGCAATGCACGATGGCTGTCTCGTGGTAATGTTTTATCACGTACGTTTGAACTACGGCaagaaatttacatatttcttaAAGAAGAAGGGCACAAATATGCCAATGATTTTTCtgacaaaatttttttaataaaattggcaTACTTGTgtgacatttttgaaaaactgaATGCATTGAACACCTCATTGCAGGGAAATAACACGCATATTTTGAAGTCGATGGATAAAATGAcagcttttataaaaaaactcaaaCTATGGAGAAGACAAATGAATGAAGGCACGAGCAAAGATTCATTTTCCATATTGCAGCAGTTTCTGACCTCTAATACAGTTGAGATTTCTCAAGATATGAAATCCATTTTTGAAGATCACTTATCACAGCTAGTGGTATGGtttgagaaatattttaaaaatgaagacATTGATAAATTTGCATGGATTCAAGATCCATTTAACTCCATTGTTCCATCAGAATTTAATTCTACTGAAGAAGAAAGTCTAATTGAGTTGTCTTGCGACAGTAGcttgaaatcaaaatttaccAATATGGAATTGACCAAATTTtggatttcaataaaaaatgaatatccaCTTGTATGTGAAAAAGCTCTACGTGTTTTAATTCCGTTTTCTACTTCATATTTATGTGAAGCTGGGTTTTCGGCGGTCGCTGTGATCAAAAGCAAATATCGGTCAAAAATCAATGTGGAGAAGGAAATGAGAGTAGCAGTATCAAGTTTGATCCcaagatttgaaaaaatatgcagTGATGTCCAGGCTCATCCATCTcactaa
- the LOC113549326 gene encoding uncharacterized protein LOC113549326 translates to MPPIRRSNLGRRTRNATNQANYRSNRTAQERDDGNERERIRISQTREARARHSTNNRASLNRAAFSYDVSIDYSNYQCVVIGSMNSVCSHCKALKYKNEANGLCCANGKVKLIPLDPPPEPLYSLVSRIGTDSIHFLTHIQQYNNCFQMTSFGATNVVRENFMPTFKIQGQIYHRAGSLLPVSDSDNKFLQIYFMGNSPQEIDLRCAHNNLVKRSIVEQLQTLFHQHNQLIILFKTALDLMPSDNHKIVIRADKTPAGQHTRRFNAPTIYEVAIVVVGENLESRDIVLHRRNDQLQREDGYDFSIKMINPITGSETNKKVSSMNYYSYRLMIRENEDNHILKCRRLYHKYVVEMYVKIETERLTFIRLNQTKLRSEEYIHLRDAINTDGNAQDVGRMTILPATYIGSPRHMHEYAQDAMSYVRHYGTADLFITFTCNPQWIEIKQELFSGQSPIDRHDITARVFRQKLKSLMDFIVKHNVFGETRCWMYSVEWQKRGLPHAHILIWLVEKIRPNEVDAVISAEIPNVQVDPGLHEVVIKNMIHGPCGTLNQNSPCMMDGKCSKRYPRTLISETITGNDGCPLYRRRSTADNGKSTIVKLNQQDIELDNRWIVPYSPILSKTFKAHINVESCHSVKSIKYIFKYVTKGSDMAVIGIGAENSNDEVTQYQMGRYVSSNEAVWRIFSFPIHERHPSVVHLAVHLENGQRVYFTAENAVQRAAQPPSTTLTSFFETCQNDDFGQTLLYSEMPKYYTWNQSSRRFIRRKQGKPVPGYTDVYSTDAIGRIYSVHPSNDECFYLRLLLVNVRGPTSFQQLRTVDGELCGSYREDCQRLQLLENDAHWDQTLNDANRMGNPNIQISEEIYNEALISIEDMCLIMSNKLLIQLGLTAPNRPMHDAFNQELHRERLYDLNALKELIQTNLPLLNEQQKYVFETLMKVTNDETGGIYFLDAPGGKGKTFLISLILATIRSQNKIALALASSGIAATLLEGGRTAHSALKLPLNMQSNEIPTCNVSKNSAMAKVLQQCKLIVWDECTMAHKKSLEALDRTLKDLRSNNNRFGGAMILLAGDFRQTLPVIPRSTPADELNACLKSSSLWKHVKVLHLSKNMRVELQNDQSGNIFSKQLIEIGNGKFPIDMLTGCINFPQSFCQLTRSKDELIQKVFPDVSQNYRNHDWLSERAILAAKNIDVNELNFKIQEQITGELRIYKSVDSATNQDDVVNYPPEFLNSLDLPGLPPHNLQLKVGSVVIMLRNINQPRLCNGTRKV, encoded by the exons atgccTCCTATAAGACGAAGCAATTTAGGTAGAAGAACCAGAAATGCTACAAACCAAGCTAATTACCGATCTAATCGTACTGCACAAGAACGTGACGACGGAAATGAACGTGAAAGAATTCGGATATCACAAACGCGTGAAGCGCGAGCGCGACATTCAACTAATAATCGCGCAAGTTTGAATCGAGCTGCTTTCAGTTACGATGTGTCAATTGACTACAGTAACTACCAATGTGTTGTTATTGGTTCTATGAACTCGGTTTGCTCACACTGTAAggcattaaaatacaaaaacgaaGCCAATGGATTGTGTTGCGCAAATGGTAAAGTGAAATTGATACCATTGGATCCACCACCAGAACCATTGTACTCATTGGTTTCAAGAATAGGAACAGATTCTATACACTTTTTGACACATATCcaacaatataacaattgCTTTCAAATGACTTCATTTGGGGCAACAAATGTAGTTCGGGAAAATTTTATGCCAACTTTCAAG ataCAAGGGCAAATATATCACAGAGCAGGTTCACTGTTACCAGTGTCAGATAGCGACAACAAATTCctgcaaatttattttatgggcAATTCACCACAAGAAATTGATCTGCGTTGTGCACATAACAATTTAGTAAAGAGGTCTATTGTAGAACAATTACAGACTTTATTTCATCAACACAATCAAttgattatattgtttaaaactgCCCTGGATCTGATGCCATCCGATAATCACAAAATTGTAATCAGAGCTGATAAAACACCTGCAGGTCAACATACAAGACGTTTTAATGCACCTACTATTTATGAAGTTGCTATCGTTGTAGTTGGAGAAAACTTGGAATCCCGTGATATTGTTTTACATCGTCGGAATGATCAATTACAAC GTGAAGATGGCTACGATTtctcaataaaaatgataaatcccATTACag GTTCTGAAACCAACAAAAAAGTCAGTTCAATGAACTATTATTCATACCGCCTAATGATTCGGGAAAATGAAGATAATCACATATTGAAATGTCGGCGATTATATCACAAATATGTTGTTGAGATgtatgttaaaattgaaacgGAGAGATTAACATTCATCAGGTTGAATCAAACCAAACTCCGATCTGAAGAGTATATTCACCTTCGAGATGCGATTAATACTGATGGAAATGCACAGGATGTCGGTCGGATGACTATTCTTCCAGCAACATACATCGGAAGCCCTCGGCATATGCACGAATATGCTCAAGATGCCATGTCGTATGTTCGTCATTATGGTACAGCAGATTTGTTCATCACATTTACATGCAATCCGCAATGGATAGAAATCAAGCAGGAGTTATTCTCTGGGCAATCACCCATTGATCGTCATGATATTACAGCCAGAGTCTTTAGACAAAAGTTGAAATCTTTAATGGATTTCATCGTAAAACATAATGTGTTTGGTGAGACACGCTGCTGGATGTATTCTGTGGAGTGGCAGAAACGAGGATTGCCACATGCACACATTTTGATTTGGTTGGTTGAAAAGATAAGGCCAAATGAAGTTGATGCAGTGATATCAGCTGAAATCCCTAATGTACAAGTAGATCCTGGATTGCATGAGGTAGTTATCAAAAACATGATACATGGTCCCTGTGGAACTCTTAATCAAAATTCACCGTGTATGATGGATGGTAAATGTTCAAAACGATATCCACGGACGTTAATATCGGAAACAATTACTGGTAATGACGGTTGTCCATTGTATCGTCGCAGATCGACAGCAGACAATGGAAAATCAACAATTGTCAAATTAAATCAACAAGATATTGAATTAGATAATCGTTGGATTGTTCCATATTCACCCATTTTATCAAAGACATTCAAAGCACACATCAACGTTGAATCTTGCCATTCAGTgaaatctattaaatacattttcaaatatgtaaCCAAAGGGAGTGATATGGCTGTGATTGGAATTGGTGCAGAGAATTCCAATGATGAAGTTACCCAATACCAAATGGGCCGCTATGTCAGTAGTAATGAAGCAGTTTGGCGAATATTTTCTTTTCCTATTCATGAGAGACACCCTTCTGTTGTTCACTTAGCTGTGCATTTAGAAAATGGACAAAGAGTGTATTTTACAGCAGAGAACGCAGTACAAAGAGCTGCTCAGCCACCATCTACTACATTAACCAGTTTTTTTGAGACATGCCAAAACGATGATTTCGGACAAACATTGCTATATTCTGAAAtgccaaaatattatacctggaATCAATCCTCAAGGAGATTTATACGACGGAAACAAGGAAAACCAGTTCCAGGATATACAGATGTATATTCCACCGATGCGATTGGTCGGATTTATTCAGTACATCCAAGCAATgatgaatgtttttatttacgacTGCTATTAGTCAATGTACGTGGCCCAACATCATTCCAACAGTTACGAACTGTTGATGGTGAATTGTGTGGATCCTACAGAGAAGACTGTCAACGTTTGCAATTGCTTGAAAATGACGCTCATTGGGATCAAACTCTCAATGATGCT AATAGAATGGGAAATCCAAATATACAAATCAGTGAAGAAATTTACAATGAAGCATTGATTTCAATTGAGGACATGTGCTTGATAATGTCAAACAaactattaattcaattaggCCTGACCGCGCCCAATCGTCCAATGCATGACGCTTTTAACCAAGAGTTGCATCGAGAAAGACTGTATGATCTCAACGCTTTGAAAGAATTAATTCAAACAAATCTTCCACTGTTAAATGAACAACAGAAGTATGTATTTGAAACTCTTATGAAAGTAACAAATGATGAAACTGGAGGGATTTACTTCTTAGATGCACCTGGTGGTAAAGGAAAAACttttttgatttcattaatattagcaACAATTCgctcacaaaataaaattgcactTGCACTCGCTTCGTCGGGAATCGCAGCAACTTTGCTTGAAGGTGGTCGAACAGCCCATTCAGCACTAAAATTGCCATTAAATATGCAAAGCAATGAAATTCCAACCTGCAACGTTTCGAAGAACTCTGCAATGGCAAAGGTTTTGCAGCAATGTAAATTGATTGTTTGGGATGAATGCACGATGGCACATAAAAAATCTTTGGAGGCTTTAGACAGAACCTTAAAAGATCTACGGAGCAATAATAACCGATTTGGTGGTGCAATGATTTTATTAGCAGGAGATTTTCGTCAAACATTGCCAGTGATTCCACGATCAACGCCAGCTGATGAACTCAATGCATGTCTAAAGTCCTCCAGTTTGTGGAAACATGTCAAAGTACTTCATTTAAGCAAGAATATGCGTGTCGAGTTGCAAAATGACCAATCtggaaacatattctctaaaCAACTCATTGAAATTGGTAATGGCAAATTTCCTATAGACATGTTGACTGGCTGCATTAACTTTCCTCAAAGTTTTTGTCAGTTAACTCGATCAAAAGATGAACTTATTCAGAAGGTGTTTCCAGATGTTTCTCAAAATTACAGAAACCATGATTGGTTGAGCGAACGAGCTATACTGGCTGCAAAAAACATAGatgtaaatgaattaaatttcaaaattcaagAACAAATTACAGGCGAATTGAGGATATATAAATCAGTTGATTCGGCTACTAATCAAGATGATGTAGTCAACTATCCACCGGAATTTTTAAACTCGCTGGATTTGCCAGGATTGCCACCTCACAATCTTCAATTAAAGGTTGGATCGGTGGTTATAATGTTGCGAAATATCAACCAACCGCGTCTTTGCAACGGTACACG AAAAGTATAA